The Haliotis asinina isolate JCU_RB_2024 chromosome 2, JCU_Hal_asi_v2, whole genome shotgun sequence genomic interval AGTCTGAACATGAAACGGAGATACATGCCACAATATATTCTCAATAACCAGTCAATAATTATTATATTGCGTGTGCATCATTGAGCCAATGAAACAACATATCTTTAGCTTTAATGATGACATCACTCAGTCGTTGCTGATCCCATGACACTTGGTGACCACGTGCTGTCATTGGTCAACTGAGGTCAACCTTGGTCGACACGGAAAGAACAAGGTCGATCAGGGTTTTCAAACAAGGTCCAGGAACACGTCCTTATTCTCATTGTTGAATATATAGTTTAGGTCATGAGCTTGTATTGTAAAGAGGTGTCTAACACTGGTTATGTCTCACACTAGCCCAGAATCAACCAGGACAATCACCTCACAGAGGAAACAACTTGTCACAAATCCCCGTCTAGCTGCCAAGCAACTTCAACGCTAAGCTTTCGAAAACGCTTGAACAATTCACAGCAACCTCCCAACGAATGAGATTCACACTCCTGTGTCAAATGCAGGTGATAAATACCAGACCTGCCATAAACAAGTACCAACCAATCTATATTCATGTATTACCCGATGATTATGCTGTTATAGTGCCTTCGAGAGTTGATTTGGTCTTTACGTCCcatcggcattattccagtCGGTTAGTGAAATATAGTCTGTATTCATAAACTTACAAGTGCGAAGCCTACACTAAATTTAGTTGAGTTTAGTTGGCTTTACGTCACTTTACTAAAGTCGTCAAGAAGATTTTACGAACGATTGCACGAATAAGGGAAAAAAGAGACATGGACAATTTATGCAGCTTTGTTACATTTGTAGACAATTGGAAAGTGAGTTTGTACATGTATGCAAGATGTAGTAAGGCTGCTTCTTGCCGAGTGGGAATAGATTCCTGCTGCTTCAAGATGGGTACAAACTTCGGCTCCTGATGTCAATCAATGAGTTGTCTAgttcagactcgagtatttacagccAAAGTACCTGACACTCGGTCGATATTTTTAAGGCTTCAAACACCAACTGCTCGCTGCTGATTAAAACTATAATGAACATAAATTCATATCGGCAAAagttttattgatattttccaTTTTATTGTAAAAATACTAAAAGAACACATAACAATTGTAATGACTGAACAGAGATCGAGTGAACCTCAGTATGCAACAGACATATTTATATCTATGTTCGTGTTATAACATATGATTAGATGTAATCGTAACAACATGTAGATGATGATGCTTTAATCTGAAACTAACTAACCATGTCATACAGATACGTGTCGTGCATAAATCATTTCACACCTGTAGGTATTGACAACAGAGTATGCTTAAAAGCAAAACTGACgataaacatacaaacacagaacaaatagattcagaaatgaaaataaacaaaccccACATGACGTCACTTGTGATGAAGCTTGTCACACATACGGGACACAACCACTACGCAAGAAGGCAAGGAAACACCAATCAACATAAAACAGACCTATACTAAAGGTatgaaaattaaaacaaaatgaaaacattaagtAAATTTGGATTCAGGTAACAGGTGTCATAATAAAaagatgaaacaaaaataacgAACCAGAGGAAACTCATGTACAACACTAACCGAAATGGATCGGACACAAAAACAAATCTACAGAGACGTAAGTCCTATTACTGGCGACTATAACGGAATCATTGTGAATGTAGGATTGCAGTTACAACCCATTCGTAACtcctcgtctctttccgtggaATGACACGAGCAATTACGAATGGGTACAACCCAGTAATACTGGGCCCCATGCAGATGTCTTCGTATGGCATCTGGAAGGACATATTTAGAGGATGTGCGTGTATGGCAGTAGCTTCAGCAGCTCAATCTCATGACCTCTGGGGCATAAATGCTATCctcaaaatatttctctgctttgaTAACAATCTAACAAATATCAGCACCATCACATCTGACGTCATATGTGACTGTCAACTCATAGAGAATGGCAGTGTATGACGTCTTAGTGCGGAAATGTCACAGGGCTGTCTGTAAAAATGGAATGAGACTGGATGCGCATCACTGGCAACAACTGACATCgcctatgacgtcacaatgctgttGATATCGTCACCAGGACGAGGTGATGTCTTCTATCATGACGTGTTTGTACAGTTCCCAGTCCACCTTTGTCTGCAGGTTCTCCTGGAACGTCTCCTCGGCTGGGTACGGCCTCAGCTGCTGCCGCACCGTCTTCTTCACCAACTCGTTGGCGTGTTTTGCGAAAAACTCCTTCGACAGCATGATGCACTCGGCGCCCCGGCTCACCTACACAGAGTTGATTCAGTCATAGTCAGCGAAATTAAAGCATTCGTAGACGAGGAACTCACTGAATTAAGTAGGAGTTCTAGGGTGATAAAACGAAAGTCCTTTTTGATGAAACAATACGCATGATAGTAGTTATCAGAAAGCGATGTCAAAGTTCAAGGTGGTGAAGGAGCatgaattagctctgaaacgtcgtatCATGGACAAAAACGAAGTTGTTATCCAGAAAACgcattatattttgaagtacATGTGTGGTGGAAATAGATCCTACATTTGTCCTAtaatgagtaagtttagttttccgccgccTTTTGTTCCAGCAACACGACgatgggggacactagaaactggcttcacacattgtacccacgtggggaattgaacccgggtcttcggcgtggcgggcgagcgctttaaccacaaggctaccccactgccccgtcATATAATGAGTCTCTGTTTAGCCTGATGCCCGGATTCGTGGTGCTTCTAAACTTGTACACGTCTATGGTATGCACTAGGCATGTTCTCTTTATCAAGCTGGCATACCTGGATATAACTTAAATATTGACCATGCGGCAATAAACACAACTCACTCGCTACTGTCTACTAACCAGGCTGACTGACGTAGATGGCCTCTCGATGTCGTCATCAAACTTAATGGTTGTAAGACCCTGATGATAGAAAATGCATTTATTGAATAATAACCTCATCTACAACTCCTCAGAAGTGTTACACACGTGAACCATATCTGCATCAGTACCTAACTATCAGGCTGTTTTGCATAGGTCTTGCACATGTCTTCAATCTTGTCTCAACTACAGGCCAAGTCTTTTTAGTAAATTATAAACCCATGTAAACCCAGGATACTAATAGTGGCGTGCAATATGGTTAAGGTGCTCAAATACAGTATTGCACCCCAGATTCGGCACTGAACCCCTGTCGGTTCTACTTTCTCCAAAGCTCATTAAAGCAAATTAATGCGACTTAAgagtatatcatatacatataacGTCATATTAGtgcaagtggacgttttgtatTGAACTAGAAGTTGGGAGCAGAGAAACAACGAGTTCGCAACTTACAAAGGAATCTCTGGGTTTGAGATGCTCCACCTGAACGAAGACTGGTCCAGTGTTCATGTCCTTCACCTCCACAGGTGGGGGAGGAGGAGGGATGTTCTTCTTGGGGATCTCATACTGTTTTCTTCTCTCTGTGACGGACTGAAAGAACAAGAGTCAGAGAGGAAAggtatcaaatgtttttttcacttcgcacatgtggggaatagaacccggaggTTTGATGTTTTAAATCACCATCTTCCCATCAACCCATGAGTTATCATCTTGTCATCCAATCTAATTCCAATCTGCTTTCTCGTTAGTTAAGTTATTCTTGATGGGAACTCGGCAGTCATGTTGTCTATTTActttgcagagttgtgtcccttatgCACTGCAGGATCCTATGTCCATGGCCTCTAATTCCAGTTTGTTTCCTTATGTCACGCTGGTGTCAGCACCATATTCGTGCTCGTGGTTTCACCAAACTGCAACAGGTTTGAGACCTGCATAACTTCAGGATTTCTCCCCACATTAACCAGACTCACAGATTTAACTGAACTAATGTCCCCCATCCACATTTTTCGAGACATGGCCCACTGACTCACCCCGAGTCTGAATGTCTACTCACAAAGTGCGCCTTCTTGGTGTCTGGTCGCTGCATGTACTTGAACTTGGAGAACCTCCCCTGACCAGGGTGTGCTGTGTTCTCCTTATTGCCCTGGTAACACACGTCAAAAAAGAAGTACGATCATTGTCTAATTTGGGATATGTTTTGACTTACATTGcaacatgtttataaaaatcaatatttatcaaaatataatgGAGATATAATATCCTGGGTCTATTCCGGATTAATGGGGTTGCACTGTACAAAAGCTTTAACTGAATGTATCGCTGTACATCGCCTAGTTGTAGGTTACCTGTGAGGTAGCATCTTGTGCGTCAGCTTGTGGCATTAGCTGCGGCAACGCCCTCTTCCTCTTCTTGAGACCAGTGTCTACCCTAGCCCCTGCAGCGAAGAAACGCGCATTCAGATTCAACAGTGTCGCACACACGGGTCTTGTTTGTTAAAAACATCCCATAAAGCAATAATACAGCTAAATGACAGCGATATGTAAATCAGGCCTgaacaagaaatacaatgtaCACGTTTCGATAGCAGTAATTCCCGTCGTGACATCATGCTTTAACCCAAACCAAATAAAATCGCCTCGAGTTCGTAATCTTCCAGCTTATCAGTGGTGCGAAGATTTTTTCTCTCCTTTTTCAGTACATGCCCATACCATATATACTGCATGGCAGTACAACTATTTTCATTGTAAAGTAAACCATGACAAGAGCCGTATTTGTGCCACAGTGTAAGATATTGTAACATCTATGTAGATGATACTGACTTCATAAATGTCGAAATGTTGACTTTCAAACGTGTTTTCATTGAATTAGTATcagaacaacacaaacaaaaagcgaaaaaagtgatgtaaattcatttaacaaatgcttttatatatttgcataatctataatcgtacataaacattgATGGTAAAAATAGTTTAGATTATAGCACGTATACACTTCCATACCTTGGTGAAAGAATAGTTCATAAAACATTAATTGTGTTGAAAACGTCATGCGGTTGAGTTTGTGTGCGACAATGGTTAACATGCATAAGTTGTTTAAACTTTGTCCATGTAATTCACGTGTCGCAAAAAGTAATTTCTCCCAACTGTTGCTTGTATCGGTGAGTTCGCGAGTGCGTCCTGTTAATTCTGAATCCCGGCTCACTCACTCTGCTCCCCTGTGGCCAGATTGGGGAGCTTCACCCCATCGCTGCTCTCTAACTCCTTCTTGGGGATTCCGAGTCGAGGGGTGACCCCCCGGAGACTCTTCAGCACCTGACAAGATCCCTGCAACAAGCAACAACGGGCGAGTTAATGAGTACACCTGCTACATATATAGGTTactttagtgctttgtgaaaggaggccctgacCACTACGGGTAAAGTTAATGTCACACAAGCAGCAGTATTGTACTACAGTGGACGCAGTCAAAACCggtatctgtccaatccggcaagctGTCCACACTGGCATAAAgtctcagtcccatccgtgaCTACTACATTTAACATCAGCTCCATAATCCGGttcattgtctaaaccggattgtTTCTTTAGTCCCAGTGACTGCCGgttaagacagcttccactgtattctcAAAAGTTCATGTTTCACGCATTTCGACGATCAATAGTATTGCACAACATTTTTTTGTAACTAATAATTGGAATATGATCATCATGTGACGTAAAACATACTAAGTCTTCGGTTTGAAATTCTGTTGCGCGCACAGTCACTCACCGACTTGACGACATACAACCAGTCTGACACGCGACTGTCCTTGACGATGACCACGTTCCGTCTGTTGAAAGAACAGTCACGTACAACATAGAGCCACAGAGCTTTCATTGGTTTTGACTCGCGCCATAAATTCTTATATGTCAGTAAAACCGTTCTTTCCTGAACCGGTTCACCATATCCCCACACTGTCCTAGAATAGTTTATCTGAAACCACTGCTTTGTAAATCAAGTAAACATGGCCTGTGATGTATTTGTTAGATTCCACTTTGATTGTCTCATGTTTCCGATTTTCTTAAAGTCATTCCGTACattctgtaaatatgtatgaaGCACTATCACACAACATCGTCATCTAAAACTAAATATAGAGCTGGATATGAATTTGTAAACAGCAGAAAACTGGAGCAAATCAAACAATTACAACAGTTATCAAAACGTTGCCATGCTGAAACCATGTAACCCTGTATCACCTACATCCCACCGATAGCTATTTCTTGTTTGTCAAAAATGGTTATGCCCTGCATATGAACACGACAGATGACAGATTTAATGGGGCACATTTCAGAACATCTGAAATACCTGATGAAAATAtgaggcacacacacacacacacacacacacacacacacacacacacacacacacacatatatatatatatatatatacctccaAATCACCTGATTGTTAACGGATGGCCTAGGATGTAACGTGTCGGACTTAGATGAACGAATGATACACTATCGATAAGATAAGAGGTTCTGAGAACTTACTTGAAGAAGTGGATGAGGCACATCTCTGGTCTCTCTAGCAGCTTTTCTATAGGCCAGTCCTTCATGAACTCACACTGACTGCAGAAGAACAACATGGATACAGAACAACTCAACCAACAACACATCATTCACCGCGTCAGGTACGACATGTCGGTTGCCCAGTCGACCAAGGCGTCGTAAGTGGATGTGCGGAGCATGGGCCCTGGCACTACAAAAGTTATCATTAGCTCAGAGTGTTTGACAGCAGGGGCGGATCTCCCCCCACCCCGAAAAAATATCCCTGTGGAGAATCTGCCCCATACCTTTGGACTTCATGTTCCATGCGCTATTTCTGTTTCATCAAACGAGTAAGAAATGTCGGTCGAAAAATTAGCCGgttgggttatctcccttgtaacGTGTACATTAGCTCTTGAGACCCATTGGCGTGGTAGTACCTTGTTTTATAACGTCTACTAATATTCACTAAACCAGCCAGTAGTTACACAATCTTTGAAATCTAGAGTCCCGATAAATGATTTGGGAAGATCGCAAGAAAGCCGTTTGATATGGCCCCCCACAACTATACCCACCATATCTTTCAACTCAGACAAAGGGCTAACTATATGTTAGGTATTATATATGCttacattgaaaatgaatttctcaACTAACTTGGAaatcaactgcaaaccttatgcaggacaccataaatgaaatcaacgagtgagtgagtgagtttaaatttgCGCcgtactcagtaatattccagctatatggaggcgatctgtaaataatcaagtccagaccagacaatccagtgatcaacagcatgagcattgatctgcgcaattgggaaccgatgacatgtgtcaaccaagtcagcgagccagaccacccgatcccgttagtcgcctcttacgacaagcagagtcaccttttatggcaagcatgggttgctgaaggcccattctaccccggaccttcacgggtgtgaatttcacgaggatcatgcatcaaattgctgaaaagcatgtgcacatGCCTAGCATGTTAACAGCTGCGTTTTTGGTGTAAAACTTTGCtaagaatttgccatttttcattGAGGTTCATGAAGTATTGAATGCATGagaataatcttttcaacaatatgaatttgttttacagtaaaaaagttcatgtgtaaacagtaccttcaaACAGTACGGAATATTTTGGAGACGTACATACATGCACCTGCATACTCATATAGTGTACACATCAAGGTGCAGCAACCAAATCACGGTGATGTGAAATGTTACTGTATATATGGCCCCTCACCTGACAAACTTGATATGGTCGGGGATATCATCGGGCCCTGACCCTGCCATGAATATCTCAAAGAAATCCTCTCGTCCAATGGTAAGTAGCTGGACAGTgtcctgtgacgtcacagtaGCTGTGCGTCGTGAGCGATGAAGTAGGGCCAGTTCCTGGTGttgaaaacatcacaaaatgttAGGTGTGTCTCGTGCCTTCGACATCCAGGCACCTCACGGTACCACATGGCGGAGATTTTACTATTCCATATTACCACGAGAACATACATCTGAATATTTCCCAGGGGCCGACGGTGTGATTAATGTGACGTCACCGACAATGGTGGTGACGTCATAGTGACTACGTACCCCGAAGCTCATCCCTTTCCTCATGATAGTGGCCGTGCGGACAACTGAACTCCCGGTCTTCGGGTCCCGGATGAGGATGGTCACGACGGCTGAAACAGAAACACCTCAAAAGTTGtggcctgtgaagatccgggtaagaaatGGTCTTTACCAACACGTGTCGTAagagtggtcaggctggctgacttggttgtcaaatgtcatcgtatcttgtcacatgtcatcgtacctcCATTGTGTAAATGAATGGTCATGCTGATGATGACAGGATTGCCTGCTTCAGTTCTTTACAGACATCCAAACCAAAGCAGGTGTATATCATaatctacattcacatccatatCCATTGTCTTGTACTTGTGCTGGGATGCATCCTCACTGACATCCTGTTTAAGCACGTTGGATGTGGATATATCAGTTTATTGTGACTCTTTATTTTGGTAGTGCTATTTCGTCCTTTGAACCACCATATTAGGGTCGTGATTTAGGTTGGTGGGTCATCGGCTTGATATCATTGTTCATATCAACGGTATTAATAAGTTGTATTCTTCTCTTTGGGGTTATACGgtctgatgtacgcctctttATAGCAGTGTCAAGAGATGAGACCCACGGAAGATGTTTACAAAGTATTATTCATACTGCCATGTTAACTGTACTAAATATcatattatgttttattttgaagatCAACCATATGTCATATAAACAACATGGCGTCTGCCTCTCGACTGGCTTTTTCAAATCAgtaaaacatattctgacaCGCTTAAAACTGCTGTAAAAATTGTTATGTTTTTACGTTGAATGTTCAAACGATCCAATGTATAAAATAGATTAAATAAAATGGAAAAAGTCGGTaaaatgtatgtgtacataattAATTCAAAAACATCTATTTAAATCGAACTGCTTTGGACCTCCGTGCCATTCATATGCCACATCATGACGTCATACGATTGTTAGCGATACAGCTTCTCGGCGGGAGGGGTGACACGTCATCTTGTTAAAGCGTCATTGACCAATGCAATTAAAGTATATTACGTGAAGATAAAATAAAGCAGTAAGTTTGTCTTCATGTCAGCAGTTATGGATGTGTATATGTCAGGCAAGACTTTCTCGTCAGTTTATcacatttaaatttatttattgggaTAGATGCACTTGAAAAAATCGAGCTCTGCCTAGCAAAGTAAATATTACCCGTAAATAAATAACAACGATTCCTAAGTGTGTTGATGTAtcatatatctgtatatatggAACAATGGCGACAACGACAGGTATCCCATAACTCAGCTCTGTTGTGCTTCATGTGAAAGGTCGCCCAACACTCGACAACTTGAAATGACCAGACTGATACAGACTTTCACTGTTACAGACACAACCATGTCACGCGTTGTGGTGCCACTCTCGTTTAAGCGGTATTGTTGAAGGCTTATCGCGATCGGGACTGCCTCTGTGGCAGCCTAGTCAGCGGAAGATAGGGGTTCGAGCCCTGGCTGGGGTAAACCTGAGACGTCCATCTGTCCTTCCTGTTACAATCGCTGTTCCACTTTGAAGCAGTGTTATTTGTCCGAGAGGTAAAACCTAGAGGACTTGCCCTATAAAATCTGTATTCGCCACAAACACTTGTAAATGTGCACACTCGCGCGTACGCTCGCAGACGCCATGGAATGCGATAACGTTTTCACCTCCACTAATTACATATCGAGAATATATCTACCGTATAAGAAATAAGAAAGTAACCGTTCATGGAAGATAAATTAGCAAGACCATCTCATCAATGTGCGCATGTACCGTCACGACATGACGGTGCCCAACGTACTCACTGGAAATACAGTAAAACACTATGAGCCcgaaatctcactcacttaaataaTGGATCAACGCCTGACTAACCACTAACCCTCAGTTGTATTCTCGGCTGTATTCACTGTTGTAATCTTTGTTTTATTTGCTGTATCGCAACAAAGTTGAAGCGACAAAGGTTAAAGCACATGCAGacacgtgtatgtgtgtatgcattgAAATAAGTTGCGAGGATAATAGTATAGATAGTGAGCCTTACCTTGGCCGGATAATATGAAGTAGAAGTTTTCAGCGTAGTGACCTTGGCGGATTATGATTCTCTTCGGTGGGATTCTGAAATTTTGAGGATACTCTTAACAGGACACATTGTAAAATTGGCGTACTTTGACATATATTACACACTCGACGTCTTTGCATTATGTAACTGAGTCAGTAATAGTCACGTTATACTAGTCCAGCTgctagtaccattgatcatacATAGACATGGCATCATTTGATGTGCTGCCGTTTAAACGGTAGAGGAC includes:
- the LOC137272743 gene encoding cyclic nucleotide-binding domain-containing protein 2-like, with product MSLGDTLAGGLSTGKSDPPETDLDYYSQPENYTGSTLQTLQRFVQAKSKEEKSDDDGGKKKKRKKGEFCLFRRYRHLLPRELDDLADESSSSEEEEAKDVLKVGEGKDEKKEDKREDKKEEKKKKDEKMEVKTQSRPTSAVLSPDLVSVTIHEEPSAEKLATSSLLPSGKGPSVDVSSPSGTAMDRDSPDTINITGDMSRVSVGKKKSAILAGHRPSAVLMRANANKMAKEVRAKMMRDKFIKAVKMMIILRNIASMVSQKAGQGGHPQTFADMAGESDESNMKNSGLSFDPSYFKARKEISISSEVKHILSLPSDERSPDQVQTAMFGLQSLRSFAEYPLHMQEKLAKVAWYEVIPPKRIIIRQGHYAENFYFILSGQAVVTILIRDPKTGSSVVRTATIMRKGMSFGELALLHRSRRTATVTSQDTVQLLTIGREDFFEIFMAGSGPDDIPDHIKFVSQCEFMKDWPIEKLLERPEMCLIHFFKRNVVIVKDSRVSDWLYVVKSGSCQVLKSLRGVTPRLGIPKKELESSDGVKLPNLATGEQRARVDTGLKKRKRALPQLMPQADAQDATSQGNKENTAHPGQGRFSKFKYMQRPDTKKAHFSVTERRKQYEIPKKNIPPPPPPVEVKDMNTGPVFVQVEHLKPRDSFGLTTIKFDDDIERPSTSVSLVSRGAECIMLSKEFFAKHANELVKKTVRQQLRPYPAEETFQENLQTKVDWELYKHVMIEDITSSW